The Sphaerospermopsis torques-reginae ITEP-024 genome has a window encoding:
- a CDS encoding N-acetylmuramoyl-L-alanine amidase — MKKLLGLVVFNCLLTSSVAFAQTSLLVVFPPTNYQTSKEKIFFIGTAPPVGEVLINGRLINRSKAGHFSPSFPLQLGENVFKVRYQNQEREIKVTRLSTQPELPQGLGFAKDSLTPAADIARLPGELICFGAVAPPQAGVSVKLANQTIPLLPQPPQAQLPANSGVLTGRNQPTTSSPNKYQGCTTVANAADLGQPQYSLTLNGQTITETGKGKIEILAPAQLPVVEVSATSGVARTGPSTDYSRLTPLPQGTKATVTGREGDWLRLDYGAWINSKETRIIPGAVPPQTVIRSVGYRRLSDRTEIRFPLQMPIPVSVEQSDGQSPALGDRTFSLTLYNTIAQTDTIRLDDDPLIYRLDWQQVSPGQVKYTFNLKNFQQWGYKLKYDNTTLVLTLRHAPKIHNRKRLPLSGIKILLDPGHGGKESGAIGPTGYPEKDANLVISKLLRDELVKRGAKVVMTREDDRDVSLVERQQMIEKEEPAIALSIHYNALPDDGDAEKTRGFGTFWYHPQAHSLAIFLQNHVVKTLRKPYYGVFWNNLALTRPAAAPSVLLELGFMINPQEFEEIVNPQEQRKMARTLADGVTEWFKSRK, encoded by the coding sequence GTGAAAAAACTCTTAGGATTAGTAGTATTTAACTGTCTGCTTACCTCCTCCGTTGCTTTTGCACAAACATCGCTCCTAGTAGTTTTTCCCCCAACAAACTACCAAACCAGTAAAGAAAAAATATTTTTTATCGGTACTGCACCACCAGTTGGAGAAGTTCTCATCAATGGTAGACTAATTAACCGCAGCAAGGCTGGTCATTTTTCTCCCAGTTTCCCTTTACAGTTAGGGGAGAATGTATTTAAAGTACGTTACCAAAATCAGGAACGAGAGATTAAAGTAACAAGGCTTTCTACTCAACCAGAATTACCACAAGGTTTAGGCTTTGCTAAGGATTCTCTGACTCCTGCTGCTGATATTGCCAGACTACCGGGAGAACTGATTTGTTTTGGTGCTGTTGCACCTCCTCAAGCTGGTGTTTCTGTCAAGTTGGCTAATCAAACCATTCCCTTATTACCACAACCACCACAAGCGCAATTACCTGCTAATTCAGGTGTACTAACGGGAAGAAATCAACCCACAACTTCTAGTCCTAACAAATATCAAGGTTGTACAACAGTGGCCAATGCTGCTGATTTAGGACAACCTCAATATAGTTTGACATTGAATGGTCAGACTATCACTGAAACTGGTAAGGGCAAAATTGAAATTCTTGCACCTGCACAGTTGCCAGTTGTGGAAGTGTCAGCAACATCAGGTGTTGCTCGCACAGGTCCTAGTACAGATTATTCTCGACTGACACCACTACCACAGGGAACAAAAGCAACAGTTACAGGTAGAGAAGGTGATTGGCTACGCTTAGATTATGGGGCTTGGATCAATAGTAAAGAAACTAGAATTATACCAGGTGCAGTACCACCACAGACTGTAATTCGTAGTGTGGGATATCGTCGCTTGTCTGATAGAACAGAAATCAGGTTTCCTTTACAAATGCCCATACCTGTAAGTGTGGAACAGAGCGATGGGCAAAGCCCCGCCTTAGGCGATCGCACTTTTAGTCTCACCCTTTACAATACTATTGCTCAAACAGACACCATTCGCCTGGATGATGACCCCTTGATTTATCGCCTAGATTGGCAACAGGTGAGTCCTGGTCAAGTGAAATATACCTTTAACCTCAAAAACTTCCAACAGTGGGGATATAAGCTGAAATACGACAACACAACGCTGGTTTTGACCTTGCGCCATGCACCTAAGATTCACAACAGAAAACGCCTACCTTTATCTGGTATTAAGATATTACTTGATCCTGGTCACGGTGGTAAAGAGTCTGGTGCAATTGGTCCGACTGGGTATCCAGAAAAAGATGCCAACTTGGTAATTTCCAAGTTACTGCGGGATGAGTTGGTAAAACGGGGTGCAAAGGTGGTGATGACAAGGGAAGATGATCGGGATGTGTCTTTAGTGGAACGTCAGCAGATGATTGAAAAAGAAGAACCTGCGATCGCCCTTTCTATCCATTACAATGCTTTACCTGATGACGGCGATGCCGAAAAAACTAGAGGTTTTGGGACTTTTTGGTATCATCCACAGGCACACAGTTTAGCAATATTTTTGCAAAATCATGTAGTAAAAACATTGAGGAAACCTTATTATGGGGTGTTTTGGAATAATTTAGCCCTGACTCGTCCTGCTGCTGCTCCTTCAGTATTATTAGAATTAGGTTTTATGATTAACCCCCAGGAGTTTGAAGAGATAGTCAACCCCCAAGAACAGCGAAAAATGGCGCGGACTTTAGCTGATGGGGTGACAGAGTGGTTTAAAAGTCGGAAATAA
- a CDS encoding CTP synthase, producing MTKFIFVTGGVVSSIGKGIVAASLGRLLKSRDYSVSILKLDPYINVDPGTMSPFQHGEVFVTQDGAETDLDLGHYERFTDTSMSRLNSVTTGLIYQSVINKERRGEYNGGTVQVIPHITNEIKDRILRVAKETNPAAVITEIGGTVGDIESLPFLEAIRQLRKEVGRQNVLYMHVTLLPWIASAGEMKTKPTQHSVKELRSIGIQPDILVCRCDRPIGVGLKQKLSEFCDVPVECVITCQDASSIYEVPLILEKEGLAQQTLDLLQMEQRQPDLSQWETMVERMYSPKYSVEIAIVGKYVRLSDAYLSVVESLRHAAISTYGDLRIRWVNSETLETESAENYLAGVDGILVPGGFGSRGIDGKIAAIKFARDRQIPFLGLCLGMQCSVIEWARNVEGLADANSAEFDPYTTNPIINLLPEQQDVVDLGGTMRLGLYPCRVQPGTLAFDLYQEEVIYERHRHRYEFNNLYRNALLESGYVVSGTSPDGRLVEIVEYPKHPFFIACQFHPEFQSRPSTPHPLFKGFMEAAISRTHHSKNTSKPVQVS from the coding sequence ATGACTAAGTTTATCTTTGTAACTGGAGGCGTTGTTTCCAGTATTGGTAAAGGCATTGTAGCAGCAAGTTTGGGGAGGTTGCTTAAATCACGGGATTATTCAGTATCCATTCTCAAACTTGATCCTTATATTAATGTTGATCCTGGTACAATGAGTCCCTTTCAACATGGGGAAGTTTTTGTTACCCAAGATGGTGCAGAAACAGATTTGGATTTGGGACATTATGAACGTTTTACGGATACTTCTATGTCCCGGTTAAACAGTGTTACTACTGGGTTGATTTATCAATCAGTAATTAATAAAGAACGCCGGGGAGAATATAATGGTGGGACTGTACAAGTAATTCCCCATATTACCAATGAAATTAAAGACCGCATTTTAAGAGTTGCTAAGGAAACAAATCCGGCGGCAGTAATTACGGAAATTGGTGGTACTGTGGGTGATATTGAATCACTGCCATTTTTAGAAGCGATCCGTCAGTTACGTAAAGAAGTCGGACGACAGAATGTTTTGTATATGCACGTCACCCTTCTCCCTTGGATTGCTTCAGCAGGGGAGATGAAAACTAAACCTACTCAACATTCTGTTAAAGAATTGAGATCCATTGGTATTCAACCAGATATTTTAGTTTGTCGTTGCGATCGCCCCATCGGTGTGGGTTTAAAACAAAAATTATCGGAATTTTGTGATGTACCGGTAGAATGTGTGATTACCTGTCAAGATGCTAGTAGCATTTATGAAGTACCTCTGATTTTAGAAAAGGAAGGACTGGCGCAGCAAACTTTAGACTTGTTGCAAATGGAACAACGCCAGCCTGATTTGAGTCAGTGGGAAACAATGGTAGAAAGAATGTATAGTCCTAAATATAGCGTAGAAATTGCCATTGTTGGTAAATATGTGCGTTTAAGTGATGCTTATCTTTCTGTAGTTGAATCCTTACGTCATGCGGCGATTTCTACTTACGGTGATTTGCGGATAAGATGGGTAAATTCAGAAACCCTAGAAACTGAATCAGCGGAAAATTATCTTGCAGGTGTGGATGGTATTCTTGTTCCTGGTGGTTTTGGTAGTCGGGGGATAGATGGCAAAATTGCCGCGATTAAATTTGCACGCGATCGCCAAATACCCTTTTTAGGTTTATGCTTAGGAATGCAATGTTCTGTGATTGAATGGGCGAGAAATGTTGAAGGTTTAGCTGATGCTAACAGCGCCGAATTTGACCCATATACCACAAATCCCATTATTAATCTTTTACCTGAACAACAAGACGTAGTAGACTTAGGTGGAACAATGCGCTTAGGTTTGTATCCTTGCCGTGTACAACCGGGTACACTAGCCTTTGATTTATATCAAGAAGAAGTCATTTATGAACGTCACCGACATCGTTATGAGTTTAACAACTTGTACCGCAACGCTTTATTAGAGTCGGGTTACGTTGTCAGTGGTACTTCTCCTGATGGAAGGTTAGTAGAAATAGTTGAATATCCCAAACATCCATTTTTTATAGCTTGTCAGTTTCACCCAGAATTTCAATCTCGTCCGAGTACACCCCATCCTTTATTTAAAGGTTTCATGGAAGCTGCTATTTCCCGTACTCATCACAGTAAGAATACATCTAAACCAGTCCAAGTTTCTTAA
- a CDS encoding ABC transporter permease yields the protein MTITKSRIPRFLNFAKSNLSQKFMLIGLAITLSFIFLAFFAPVFQQWGWLQNPKEFLSNPIHNAPSFKHWFGTSRLGYDVFSRTIFGAQAALQVVILATALSMIVGVPLGMVSGYLGGKLDKTLLFLMDSIYTLPGLLLSVTLAFVVGRGILNAAIAISIAYIPQYYRVVRNHTVSVKTEVYIEAAQAMGASTWIVLSRYLFFNVIQSVPVLFTLNAADAILVLGGLGFLGLGLPEDVPEWGYDLKQALEALPTGIWWTTLFPGLAMTIMVVGLSLLGEGLNEFVNPRLRRENR from the coding sequence ATGACTATTACAAAAAGCCGCATACCCAGATTTTTAAACTTTGCTAAATCTAACCTATCTCAAAAATTTATGTTGATAGGTTTAGCTATTACCCTATCATTCATATTTTTAGCCTTTTTTGCCCCAGTGTTTCAACAGTGGGGATGGTTACAAAACCCGAAAGAATTTTTAAGTAACCCTATTCATAATGCACCTTCCTTTAAACATTGGTTTGGTACAAGTCGCTTGGGTTATGATGTTTTTTCCCGGACTATTTTCGGCGCACAAGCAGCTTTACAAGTAGTGATTTTAGCCACTGCATTAAGTATGATAGTGGGTGTACCTTTGGGGATGGTAAGTGGTTATTTAGGAGGAAAATTAGATAAAACTTTGCTATTTCTCATGGATAGCATTTACACTTTACCGGGTTTGTTGCTATCTGTTACCTTAGCTTTTGTGGTAGGGAGAGGAATATTAAATGCAGCGATCGCCATTAGTATAGCTTACATTCCCCAATATTATCGCGTTGTCCGTAATCACACCGTGAGCGTCAAAACCGAAGTCTACATTGAAGCAGCGCAAGCAATGGGCGCTTCTACCTGGATTGTATTATCAAGATATCTATTTTTCAATGTTATTCAAAGTGTCCCCGTCCTCTTTACCCTTAACGCCGCAGATGCCATATTAGTATTAGGTGGTTTAGGTTTTTTAGGTTTAGGACTACCTGAAGATGTACCCGAATGGGGATATGATTTAAAACAGGCACTAGAAGCACTACCTACAGGTATTTGGTGGACCACTCTTTTTCCCGGTTTAGCTATGACTATCATGGTAGTAGGGTTATCACTACTTGGTGAAGGGTTGAATGAGTTTGTCAATCCTCGTCTGAGAAGAGAAAATAGATGA
- a CDS encoding ROK family protein yields the protein MTNVIGIDLGGTAIKLGRFTADGNCLQSVTVDTPQPATPEAVLLKMIEAIAQIDPDNQSIAIGVGTPGPADAAGRVAKVAINLVGWHDVPLADWLEAKTGKPTILANDANCAGLGEAWLGAGRNFQHLILLTLGTGVGGAIILDGKLFVGHQGAAAELGLITLNPDGPTCNSGNQGSLEQYASISAIRRRTGKEPAELGKLAENADIEALTFWQEYGKDLGIGLTSLIYVLTPQAVIIGGGVSASFEYFLPAMQAEIEKRVLPTSRIGLQILPAELGNSAGMVGAAKLAWGLVTGDSKKVTGDR from the coding sequence ATGACTAATGTAATTGGTATTGATTTAGGTGGAACAGCGATTAAACTGGGAAGATTTACAGCAGATGGTAATTGTTTACAATCTGTAACTGTGGATACTCCCCAACCGGCAACACCAGAAGCTGTATTATTAAAGATGATAGAGGCGATCGCCCAAATTGATCCAGATAATCAAAGTATAGCGATCGGTGTGGGAACTCCAGGACCTGCTGACGCTGCTGGCAGAGTTGCCAAAGTTGCCATTAATCTGGTAGGATGGCATGATGTACCCTTAGCAGATTGGTTAGAAGCAAAAACTGGAAAACCTACCATCCTCGCTAATGATGCTAACTGTGCAGGTTTAGGAGAAGCTTGGTTAGGTGCAGGCCGTAATTTTCAACATTTGATTTTACTCACTTTGGGAACTGGGGTTGGTGGTGCGATTATACTTGATGGTAAATTATTTGTAGGACATCAAGGTGCAGCAGCAGAATTAGGTTTGATTACTTTAAACCCTGATGGTCCAACTTGCAATAGTGGTAATCAAGGTTCTTTAGAACAATATGCTTCAATTTCAGCTATTCGTCGTCGCACAGGAAAAGAACCCGCAGAATTAGGTAAATTAGCTGAAAATGCCGATATTGAAGCCTTGACATTTTGGCAAGAATATGGTAAAGATTTGGGAATTGGCTTAACAAGTTTAATATATGTACTCACACCCCAAGCGGTAATTATTGGTGGTGGTGTCAGTGCCAGTTTTGAATATTTTTTACCAGCAATGCAAGCAGAAATCGAAAAGCGAGTTTTACCAACATCCCGTATAGGTTTACAAATTTTACCAGCAGAACTAGGTAATTCAGCGGGAATGGTAGGTGCTGCTAAATTAGCGTGGGGACTGGTGACTGGTGACAGTAAGAAGGTGACAGGTGACAGGTGA